Proteins co-encoded in one Sebastes fasciatus isolate fSebFas1 chromosome 11, fSebFas1.pri, whole genome shotgun sequence genomic window:
- the dis3l2 gene encoding DIS3-like exonuclease 2 isoform X2 → MDSPRQSKNLNREPKRSQNQSSAPPQKDAYARLLNQHCSSKFSLYLEQYAKDTSFQREGNGPSMMLPKTQSERQNIPQRRRDQAPNDFSDSSDFSPSSMKSKGEESSLSLYMEKLSTRSVQQDCERKQGVSDRQRWGQRRDTATSQDGDVESGEELGSLKPNDSKKHPKQQKKSKDSNRDVASKETDSIVGRPQSPKKASTSGQEQEKMKKSKKKSVPKNPEEEKSRDGALKCGVDAQMSRPKSPHGNDKKMQQPRASSANSPADKRGNKGGRGSKKQVFECYMTFEEVSHGLKRGELIQGPLRINPKKFHDAFVPSPDDTRDIFLDGIVARNRALNGDVVVVQLLPREQWKVVRSDTDCEGASESDTQKENTVQKKKTTERTPRPDVIVGDQGSDQDEVIRRVQNVPDKGEPLEDPSTPRPNGEILQKTAKVVYIVERKHSRAVTGFLKFLPDKPFAMFSPVDHRVPRINVLLVDCPEDFCSRPGDYANTLFICRITNWASDSNFAEGQLAKTLGQAGEIEPETEGILIEYEVDFSEFPDEVLDCLPKNLPWTIPPEEMSKRRDLRKECIFTIDPATARDLDDALSCKQLPDGNFEMGVHIADVSYFVGEDNALDAIASQRATSVYMVQKVIPMLPRLLCEELCSLNPLTDRLTFSVIWKITPEGKILSEWFGRSVIRSCVKLSYDHAQSMIEAPDKMFSAEELPPADPEHPIDEIHRAVLNLHSIAKNLRAQRFSGGALRLDQLKLSFTLDKETMMPQGCYVYQYRDSNKLVEEFMLLANIATAHHIHKRFPQLAMLRRHPPPKAKMVDELQELCDQLGIDIDLSSAGALHKSLNTALGDDEYTTARREVLTHMCSRPMQMALYFCTGELNDVKLFKHYALNVPLYTHFTSPIRRYADIIVHRLLASSLKCGPNLGLSTDEVQKQASRCNDRKTVSKRVQELSSELFFGVFVKDCGPLDSEAMVMGVLDQSFDVLVLRYGVQKRVYCKSVAGLDSFRHRKVGKKSELTLLWTPDDLEKAPVEQVISIFTLVEVQLKADGAPMKYSAVLKRPEENEP, encoded by the exons ATGGATTCTCCTCGGCAATCGAAGAACCTGAATCGAGAGCCAAAGCGCAGTCAGAATCAGTCAAGCGCACCTCCTCAGAAAGATGCCTATGCCAGGCTCCTCAACCAGCACTGCAGCAGCAAGTTCAGTCTGTATCTGGAGCAATATGCTAAGGACACATCATTTCAAAGGGAAGGAAATGGGCCAAGCATGATGCTGCCCAAAACCCAGAGTGAAAGGCAGAACATACCACAGAGAAGAAGGGACCAAGCACCCAATGATTTCTCTGATTCAAGTGacttctccccctcctccatGAAAAGCAAAGGAGAGGAGAGTTCGCTGTCTTTGTACATGGAGAAACTAAGCACCCGCAGTGTTCAGCAGGACTGCGAAAGGAAGCAGGGTGTGTCTGACAGGCAGCGATggggacagaggagagacacCGCCACCAGCCAAGACGGAGACGTAGAGTCTGGTGAGGAGCTCGGCTCTTTAAAACCCAACGACTCGAAGAAACACCCgaagcagcagaagaaaagCAAAGACTCGAACAGAGATGTTGCCTCGAAAGAGACTGATTCTATTGTTGGACGTCCCCAGTCCCCAAAGAAAGCCAGCACAAGTGGACAGGAGCaagagaagatgaagaagtcaaagaaaaaaagtgtcCCAAAGAACCCAGAAGAGGAGAAAAGCAGAGATGGGGCATTAAAATGTGGGGTTGATGCTCAGATGTCAAGGCCCAAGTCTCCTCATGGTAACGACAAAAAAATGCAGCAGCCCAGAG cttCAAGTGCCAATTCTCCTGCTGACAAGAGAGGGAacaaaggaggcagaggatcaAAGAAACAAGTGTTTGAATGCTACATGACATTTGAGGAGGTTTCCCATGGCCTTAAAAGAGGGGAACTCATTCAG GGACCGTTGAGAATCAACCCAAAGAAATTCCATGACGCTTTCGTCCCATCTCCT GATGACACACGGGATATATTCCTGGATGGGATTGTAGCTCGCAACAGAGCACTGAATGGAGACGTAGTGGTGGTGCAACTCCTCCCTCGGGAGCAGTGGAAG GTTGTGAGGTCCGATACTGACTGTGAGGGCGCCAGCGAGTCAGATACCCAGAAAGAAAACAcggtgcagaagaagaagacgacagAGCGCACGCCCAGGCCTGATGTCATTGTGGGAGACCAGGGTAGCGACCAGGATGAAGTCATCCGCAGAGTGCAGAATGTCCCTGACAAAG GGGAACCTCTGGAAGACCCCTCAACCCCACGACCCAATGGGGAAATACTCCAAAAGACAGCGAAA GTTGTGTACATCGTTGAAAGGAAACACTCAAGAGCCGTGACGGGCTTCCTGAAGTTCCTGCCAGACAAGCCTTTTGCCATGTTCTCCCCGGTGGACCACCGGGTGCCGCGGATTAACGTTCTCCTCGTCGACTGTCCCGAAGACTTTTGTTCCCGCCCGGGCGACTACGCCAACACCTTGTTCATATGTCGGATCACCAACTGGGCATCCGACAGCAACTTCGCAGAAGG GCAACTCGCTAAGACGCTGGGTCAGGCTGGAGAAATCGAGCCGGAGACGGAGGGCATCCTGATAGAGTACGAAGTGGATTTTTCTGAGTTCCCAGATGAGGTGTTGGACTGTCTACCCAAGAACCTGCCCTGGACCATCCCCCCCGAGGAGATGAGCAAGAGGAGAGACCTGAG GAAGGAGTGTATCTTCACCATCGACCCCGCTACAGCCAGAGACCTGGACGATGCTCTGTCCTGTAAACAACTCCCTGATG gtAACTTTGAGATGGGAGTCCACATTGCTGATGTGAGTTATTTTGTGGGGGAGGACAACGCTCTGGATGCCATCGCCAGCCAAAGAGCGACTAGTGTGTACATGGTTCAAAAG GTGATCCCCATGTTGCCCCGGCTGCTGTGTGAGGAGCTGTGCAGTCTGAATCCTCTCACCGACAGACTCACCTTCTCTGTCATTTGGAAAATCACACCGGAGGGGAAG ATCCTGAGTGAGTGGTTTGGCCGCTCAGTCATCCGCTCCTGTGTGAAGCTGAGTTACGACCACGCTCAGAGCATGATCGAGGCCCCTGACAAGATGTTCTCCGCCGAGGAGCTGCCACCTGCGGACCCCGAGCACCCCATTGATGAGATCCATCGGGCTGTGCTCAACCTGCACTCCATCGCCAAGAACCTCCGCGCTCAGCGCTTCTCAGGGGGAGCCCTCAGACTGGACCAG tTGAAACTGTCTTTCACCCTGGACAAAGAGACCATGATGCCTCAAGGCTGCTATGTTTACCAGTACAGAGACAGTAACAA GTTGGTGGAGGAGTTCATGTTACTGGCTAACATTGCCACAGCCCACCACATCCACAAAAGATTCCCTCAGCTGGCTATGCTCAGACGCCACCCTCCACCCAAGGCCAAAATGGTGGATGAGCTGCAGGAGCTTTGTGACCAGTTGGGAATCGACATAGATCTTTCCTCCGCGGGAGCGTTGCAT AAGAGTCTCAATACTGCTCTTGGTGACGATGAGTACACCACCGCCAGAAGAGAAGTCCTCACCCACATGTGCTCCAGACCCATGCAG ATGGCGCTGTACTTCTGTACAGGTGAACTTAATGACGTGAAGTTGTTTAAGCACTACGCCCTCAACGTTCCTCTCTACACTCACTTCACGTCACCCATCAGACGCTACGCTGACATCATCGTCCACCGGCTTCTGGCTTCTTCACTGA aatgtggACCTAATTTGGGGCTGTCAACCGATGAAGTCCAAAAACAGGCATCGCGCTGTAATGACAGGAAGACTGTGTCCAAGAGAGTCCAGGAGCTCAGCTCTGAGCTCTTCTTTGGAGTGTTTGTGAAG GACTGTGGCCCTCTGGACTCTGAGGCCATGGTGATGGGGGTGCTGGATCAGTCCTTTGATGTGCTGGTTCTCCGATACGGAGTGCAGAAACGAGTCTACTGCAAG TCTGTTGCCGGCCTGGACTCATTCCGCCATCGTAAGGTGGGGAAGAAATCCGAGCTGACTCTGCTCTGGACACCAGACGACCTGGAGAAAGCTCCAGTGGAGCAG GTAATTTCAATCTTCACCTTAGTGGAGGTGCAGCTCAAAGCGGACGGTGCGCCCATGAAATACAGCGCGGTGCTCAAGAGGCCCGAGGAGAACGAACCATAA
- the dis3l2 gene encoding DIS3-like exonuclease 2 isoform X1, translated as MAVEGDDRRDLPMLPAAARDEEEAVYCHNIIFSFNDRSFQQHQSGKYFYTLVAVQLLDSNCKDCHMDSPRQSKNLNREPKRSQNQSSAPPQKDAYARLLNQHCSSKFSLYLEQYAKDTSFQREGNGPSMMLPKTQSERQNIPQRRRDQAPNDFSDSSDFSPSSMKSKGEESSLSLYMEKLSTRSVQQDCERKQGVSDRQRWGQRRDTATSQDGDVESGEELGSLKPNDSKKHPKQQKKSKDSNRDVASKETDSIVGRPQSPKKASTSGQEQEKMKKSKKKSVPKNPEEEKSRDGALKCGVDAQMSRPKSPHGNDKKMQQPRASSANSPADKRGNKGGRGSKKQVFECYMTFEEVSHGLKRGELIQGPLRINPKKFHDAFVPSPDDTRDIFLDGIVARNRALNGDVVVVQLLPREQWKVVRSDTDCEGASESDTQKENTVQKKKTTERTPRPDVIVGDQGSDQDEVIRRVQNVPDKGEPLEDPSTPRPNGEILQKTAKVVYIVERKHSRAVTGFLKFLPDKPFAMFSPVDHRVPRINVLLVDCPEDFCSRPGDYANTLFICRITNWASDSNFAEGQLAKTLGQAGEIEPETEGILIEYEVDFSEFPDEVLDCLPKNLPWTIPPEEMSKRRDLRKECIFTIDPATARDLDDALSCKQLPDGNFEMGVHIADVSYFVGEDNALDAIASQRATSVYMVQKVIPMLPRLLCEELCSLNPLTDRLTFSVIWKITPEGKILSEWFGRSVIRSCVKLSYDHAQSMIEAPDKMFSAEELPPADPEHPIDEIHRAVLNLHSIAKNLRAQRFSGGALRLDQLKLSFTLDKETMMPQGCYVYQYRDSNKLVEEFMLLANIATAHHIHKRFPQLAMLRRHPPPKAKMVDELQELCDQLGIDIDLSSAGALHKSLNTALGDDEYTTARREVLTHMCSRPMQMALYFCTGELNDVKLFKHYALNVPLYTHFTSPIRRYADIIVHRLLASSLKCGPNLGLSTDEVQKQASRCNDRKTVSKRVQELSSELFFGVFVKDCGPLDSEAMVMGVLDQSFDVLVLRYGVQKRVYCKSVAGLDSFRHRKVGKKSELTLLWTPDDLEKAPVEQVISIFTLVEVQLKADGAPMKYSAVLKRPEENEP; from the exons ATGGCAGTGGAAGGTGACGACCGCAGAGATCTCCCCATGCTGCCCGCTGCAGCCAGAGATGAGGAAG AagcagtttactgtcataacaTAATCTTCAGTTTCAACGACAGAAGCTTTCAACAACATCAGAGTGGgaaatatttttatactttgGTTGCTGTGCAGCTTCT AGACAGCAACTGTAAGGATTGCCATATGGATTCTCCTCGGCAATCGAAGAACCTGAATCGAGAGCCAAAGCGCAGTCAGAATCAGTCAAGCGCACCTCCTCAGAAAGATGCCTATGCCAGGCTCCTCAACCAGCACTGCAGCAGCAAGTTCAGTCTGTATCTGGAGCAATATGCTAAGGACACATCATTTCAAAGGGAAGGAAATGGGCCAAGCATGATGCTGCCCAAAACCCAGAGTGAAAGGCAGAACATACCACAGAGAAGAAGGGACCAAGCACCCAATGATTTCTCTGATTCAAGTGacttctccccctcctccatGAAAAGCAAAGGAGAGGAGAGTTCGCTGTCTTTGTACATGGAGAAACTAAGCACCCGCAGTGTTCAGCAGGACTGCGAAAGGAAGCAGGGTGTGTCTGACAGGCAGCGATggggacagaggagagacacCGCCACCAGCCAAGACGGAGACGTAGAGTCTGGTGAGGAGCTCGGCTCTTTAAAACCCAACGACTCGAAGAAACACCCgaagcagcagaagaaaagCAAAGACTCGAACAGAGATGTTGCCTCGAAAGAGACTGATTCTATTGTTGGACGTCCCCAGTCCCCAAAGAAAGCCAGCACAAGTGGACAGGAGCaagagaagatgaagaagtcaaagaaaaaaagtgtcCCAAAGAACCCAGAAGAGGAGAAAAGCAGAGATGGGGCATTAAAATGTGGGGTTGATGCTCAGATGTCAAGGCCCAAGTCTCCTCATGGTAACGACAAAAAAATGCAGCAGCCCAGAG cttCAAGTGCCAATTCTCCTGCTGACAAGAGAGGGAacaaaggaggcagaggatcaAAGAAACAAGTGTTTGAATGCTACATGACATTTGAGGAGGTTTCCCATGGCCTTAAAAGAGGGGAACTCATTCAG GGACCGTTGAGAATCAACCCAAAGAAATTCCATGACGCTTTCGTCCCATCTCCT GATGACACACGGGATATATTCCTGGATGGGATTGTAGCTCGCAACAGAGCACTGAATGGAGACGTAGTGGTGGTGCAACTCCTCCCTCGGGAGCAGTGGAAG GTTGTGAGGTCCGATACTGACTGTGAGGGCGCCAGCGAGTCAGATACCCAGAAAGAAAACAcggtgcagaagaagaagacgacagAGCGCACGCCCAGGCCTGATGTCATTGTGGGAGACCAGGGTAGCGACCAGGATGAAGTCATCCGCAGAGTGCAGAATGTCCCTGACAAAG GGGAACCTCTGGAAGACCCCTCAACCCCACGACCCAATGGGGAAATACTCCAAAAGACAGCGAAA GTTGTGTACATCGTTGAAAGGAAACACTCAAGAGCCGTGACGGGCTTCCTGAAGTTCCTGCCAGACAAGCCTTTTGCCATGTTCTCCCCGGTGGACCACCGGGTGCCGCGGATTAACGTTCTCCTCGTCGACTGTCCCGAAGACTTTTGTTCCCGCCCGGGCGACTACGCCAACACCTTGTTCATATGTCGGATCACCAACTGGGCATCCGACAGCAACTTCGCAGAAGG GCAACTCGCTAAGACGCTGGGTCAGGCTGGAGAAATCGAGCCGGAGACGGAGGGCATCCTGATAGAGTACGAAGTGGATTTTTCTGAGTTCCCAGATGAGGTGTTGGACTGTCTACCCAAGAACCTGCCCTGGACCATCCCCCCCGAGGAGATGAGCAAGAGGAGAGACCTGAG GAAGGAGTGTATCTTCACCATCGACCCCGCTACAGCCAGAGACCTGGACGATGCTCTGTCCTGTAAACAACTCCCTGATG gtAACTTTGAGATGGGAGTCCACATTGCTGATGTGAGTTATTTTGTGGGGGAGGACAACGCTCTGGATGCCATCGCCAGCCAAAGAGCGACTAGTGTGTACATGGTTCAAAAG GTGATCCCCATGTTGCCCCGGCTGCTGTGTGAGGAGCTGTGCAGTCTGAATCCTCTCACCGACAGACTCACCTTCTCTGTCATTTGGAAAATCACACCGGAGGGGAAG ATCCTGAGTGAGTGGTTTGGCCGCTCAGTCATCCGCTCCTGTGTGAAGCTGAGTTACGACCACGCTCAGAGCATGATCGAGGCCCCTGACAAGATGTTCTCCGCCGAGGAGCTGCCACCTGCGGACCCCGAGCACCCCATTGATGAGATCCATCGGGCTGTGCTCAACCTGCACTCCATCGCCAAGAACCTCCGCGCTCAGCGCTTCTCAGGGGGAGCCCTCAGACTGGACCAG tTGAAACTGTCTTTCACCCTGGACAAAGAGACCATGATGCCTCAAGGCTGCTATGTTTACCAGTACAGAGACAGTAACAA GTTGGTGGAGGAGTTCATGTTACTGGCTAACATTGCCACAGCCCACCACATCCACAAAAGATTCCCTCAGCTGGCTATGCTCAGACGCCACCCTCCACCCAAGGCCAAAATGGTGGATGAGCTGCAGGAGCTTTGTGACCAGTTGGGAATCGACATAGATCTTTCCTCCGCGGGAGCGTTGCAT AAGAGTCTCAATACTGCTCTTGGTGACGATGAGTACACCACCGCCAGAAGAGAAGTCCTCACCCACATGTGCTCCAGACCCATGCAG ATGGCGCTGTACTTCTGTACAGGTGAACTTAATGACGTGAAGTTGTTTAAGCACTACGCCCTCAACGTTCCTCTCTACACTCACTTCACGTCACCCATCAGACGCTACGCTGACATCATCGTCCACCGGCTTCTGGCTTCTTCACTGA aatgtggACCTAATTTGGGGCTGTCAACCGATGAAGTCCAAAAACAGGCATCGCGCTGTAATGACAGGAAGACTGTGTCCAAGAGAGTCCAGGAGCTCAGCTCTGAGCTCTTCTTTGGAGTGTTTGTGAAG GACTGTGGCCCTCTGGACTCTGAGGCCATGGTGATGGGGGTGCTGGATCAGTCCTTTGATGTGCTGGTTCTCCGATACGGAGTGCAGAAACGAGTCTACTGCAAG TCTGTTGCCGGCCTGGACTCATTCCGCCATCGTAAGGTGGGGAAGAAATCCGAGCTGACTCTGCTCTGGACACCAGACGACCTGGAGAAAGCTCCAGTGGAGCAG GTAATTTCAATCTTCACCTTAGTGGAGGTGCAGCTCAAAGCGGACGGTGCGCCCATGAAATACAGCGCGGTGCTCAAGAGGCCCGAGGAGAACGAACCATAA